GTTTTTGTGGCTGTGGGCGCAGGGCTTCCAAAATTCATGGAGATTCCGGGGGAAAACCTCGTTGGCGTGTGTTCAGCCAATGAATACCTCACAAGAACCAATCTCATGAAGGCTTACGATCCTAACTATGACACTCCTGCTCCTTCTGGGAAAAATGTGGTTGTTCTGGGCGCTGGTAATGTCGCCATGGATGCGGCAAGAACAGCCATGAGGCTTGGAGCCGAAAGCGTAAAAATAGTTTATCGCAGGTCAATGGCTGAAATGCCCGCAAGAAAAGAAGAAATCCACCATGCTGAACAGGAAGGCATTGAGTTTGTTCTTCTCACTGCTCCTTCAAAATTCGTTGGAAACAAGGACGGATTTCTCTCTGGCATGGAATGTATAAAAATGGAACTGAGCGAGCCTGATGAATCAGGAAGAAGAAAACCAGTACCTGTAAAAAACTCAGAATACATAATCGAATGCGATCTGGCCGTGATTGCTGTCGGGTCAGGAGCAAACCCGATTCTCGCCAAAAAAGAGCCTGGCATAGCATTAAGCAAATACGGATATATCATTGCTGATCAGGCCACTGGCAAGACATCGAAAAAGGCTGTGTGGGCAGGCGGAGACATTGTAACTGGTCAGGCAACGGTAATCGAAGCAATGGGCGCTGGAAGAAGAGCCGCTGATTCCATTGATGAGTATCTGAGCGGCGGCGATTTTTAAAAGGTGTGGAGACTTTTTGAAAAAACCACACCACCAAAAAGTTTAAGCTTATTACAACAAACAATGAAGTTTTTTGCGGAGCTTTTTTTCAAAAAAGCGACCCGCAGCATTTTGAACAATGTCGGATTACGAGCAAAGGACGCTCTAATCCGACCTACGAATTGGCCTTTTTTACAGCAATTTAACCATACAAGGCAATTTTTCAGAGAAGAAAAACATCAAGGTGAGCAAGCCTTCCGGCTTGAGCACCCTACAAAAATATTATTTCAAAAATTTATAAGGAAAACATAAATGGACATCAAAAACGTTTTGATTCTTGGCGGCGGCACAATGGGACAGAAAATTTCCATACAGTGCGCCATGTATGGTTTTAATGTGGTTATATATGACATAAACGACGAGATTCTTGCAAATACCAAGAAAATTGTGGAAAAGACAGCCTCAAGATATCAGAAAACAGGTGTCATAAAAGACGCCA
Above is a genomic segment from Desulforegula conservatrix Mb1Pa containing:
- the gltA gene encoding NADPH-dependent glutamate synthase, with amino-acid sequence MKKEDSPRKVPRQKMPEQAPEKRRKNFEEVTLGFSPEMAVMEASRCLECKKPLCVEGCPVGVPIPEFINLIKNKDFSGAVRRIRAKNALPAICGRVCPQENQCEGKCILGKKGESVSIGGLERFLADFERQSGNIELPKKDKSTGSRIAVVGSGPAGLTVAGDLSVKGHDVTMFEAFHKTGGVLVYGIPEFRLPKSIVEAEVGLIEDLGVKIECNTVIGLTSSIDELFEEGFDAVFVAVGAGLPKFMEIPGENLVGVCSANEYLTRTNLMKAYDPNYDTPAPSGKNVVVLGAGNVAMDAARTAMRLGAESVKIVYRRSMAEMPARKEEIHHAEQEGIEFVLLTAPSKFVGNKDGFLSGMECIKMELSEPDESGRRKPVPVKNSEYIIECDLAVIAVGSGANPILAKKEPGIALSKYGYIIADQATGKTSKKAVWAGGDIVTGQATVIEAMGAGRRAADSIDEYLSGGDF